A part of Silvimonas soli genomic DNA contains:
- a CDS encoding DUF2950 domain-containing protein: MHATRLFKAVLIQIMLCASIGAMAATAPRIFPTPEAAADALVDSIATHDDDALSVILGSNYRTFIPTGGIAPEDITRFLAAWAQAHEIVQVDEHKALLSAGTAGWTLPVPIVHGKAGWYFDTKAGADEMRTRAIGRNELAAIQATLAYADAQHDYWNWSQAQGQAAYAQKLLSTPGKKDGLYWPTQPGEDPCPLGPRFADAKAGEPYHGYRFRILTAQGDAAAGGARNYIKDGRMVDGFALIAWPASYGKTSIMSFMVNQDGVVYEANLGSATDRLARGIRTFNPGEGWSELKNNP; this comes from the coding sequence ATGCATGCAACGCGTCTATTCAAGGCTGTGCTGATCCAGATCATGCTCTGCGCGTCGATCGGGGCCATGGCAGCAACAGCACCACGTATTTTTCCAACGCCAGAGGCCGCTGCAGACGCCTTGGTTGACAGCATCGCCACCCATGACGATGACGCACTCAGTGTCATTCTTGGCAGCAACTACCGCACCTTTATTCCCACCGGCGGCATAGCGCCTGAAGACATCACCCGCTTCCTCGCGGCTTGGGCGCAAGCGCATGAGATCGTGCAGGTGGATGAACACAAGGCACTGCTTTCTGCGGGCACGGCGGGCTGGACTTTGCCAGTGCCGATCGTCCACGGCAAAGCTGGCTGGTATTTCGATACCAAAGCGGGTGCCGACGAAATGCGCACGCGGGCCATAGGTCGCAACGAACTGGCCGCCATCCAGGCAACGCTGGCGTACGCCGATGCCCAGCATGACTACTGGAACTGGTCGCAAGCCCAAGGCCAGGCCGCCTACGCCCAAAAGCTGTTGTCCACTCCTGGCAAAAAAGATGGCCTGTATTGGCCCACCCAGCCCGGCGAAGATCCCTGCCCGCTGGGCCCGCGCTTTGCCGATGCCAAAGCGGGTGAGCCATACCACGGTTACCGGTTCCGCATTCTGACGGCGCAAGGTGATGCCGCTGCCGGTGGCGCGAGGAACTACATCAAGGATGGGCGGATGGTGGACGGGTTCGCCCTGATCGCCTGGCCTGCCAGCTATGGCAAAACCAGCATCATGAGCTTTATGGTCAATCAGGACGGAGTGGTTTACGAGGCCAATCTTGGCTCGGCCACAGACCGGCTTGCCCGTGGCATTCGTACTTTCAATCCAGGCGAAGGCTGGAGCGAACTCAAGAACAACCCATAG
- a CDS encoding peptide ABC transporter ATP-binding protein, producing MANQPTQTWHQSHPGAPAPTGEAPILIARELSRHYQVSRGFLRGHATVKALNSVSFELAAHRTLAVVGESGCGKSTLARQLTMVETPSAGSLNIAGVEVATADKTTLRGLRPRVQMVFQNPYASLNPRKKVGTQLEEPLLLNTSLDAKAREAKVRDMMRRVGLRPEHYHRYPHMFSGGQRQRIAVARAMILNPAVLVADEPTSALDVSIQAQILNLFMDLQEEFGTAYVFVSHNLAVVEHVADDVMVMYFGSTVEYGANAAVFDNPLHPYTRALMQATPAIRHEDRQTRVKLTGELPSPINPPGGCSFHTRCPYAQARCKAEVPLLRPFAGRQIACHRVEEISAGTASPNT from the coding sequence ATGGCTAATCAACCCACTCAAACCTGGCATCAATCGCATCCAGGCGCACCCGCCCCCACTGGCGAAGCGCCGATTCTGATCGCGCGTGAACTCTCGCGCCATTACCAGGTATCACGGGGCTTTTTGCGCGGTCACGCGACAGTGAAAGCCCTCAATAGCGTGAGCTTCGAACTCGCCGCGCATCGTACGCTGGCGGTGGTCGGAGAATCGGGCTGTGGCAAGTCCACGCTGGCGCGGCAACTGACCATGGTGGAAACGCCGTCGGCCGGATCGCTCAATATTGCTGGGGTGGAAGTCGCAACTGCCGACAAAACCACCCTGCGTGGCCTGCGTCCACGGGTGCAGATGGTGTTCCAGAACCCATACGCATCACTCAATCCGCGCAAGAAAGTGGGCACGCAACTGGAAGAACCGTTGCTGCTCAATACCAGTCTGGACGCCAAAGCGCGTGAAGCCAAAGTGCGCGACATGATGCGACGGGTTGGTTTGCGCCCGGAACACTATCACCGCTATCCGCATATGTTCTCTGGCGGCCAACGCCAGCGTATCGCCGTCGCCCGCGCGATGATCCTCAACCCGGCAGTGCTGGTGGCCGATGAGCCGACCTCGGCGCTGGATGTCTCCATCCAGGCGCAGATTCTCAATCTGTTTATGGATCTGCAAGAAGAGTTCGGCACCGCGTACGTGTTTGTCAGCCACAACCTGGCTGTGGTGGAGCACGTAGCTGACGATGTGATGGTGATGTACTTCGGTTCTACCGTGGAATACGGAGCCAACGCGGCGGTCTTTGACAACCCGCTGCACCCGTACACCCGCGCGCTAATGCAAGCCACCCCGGCCATCCGTCATGAAGACCGGCAGACGCGGGTGAAGCTGACCGGCGAGTTGCCCTCGCCAATCAACCCTCCTGGTGGCTGCAGCTTTCATACCCGCTGCCCCTATGCCCAGGCGCGTTGTAAAGCAGAAGTGCCGCTGCTGCGCCCGTTTGCCGGTCGGCAGATTGCCTGTCATCGGGTAGAAGAAATTTCTGCGGGAACGGCTAGTCCAAACACATAA
- a CDS encoding ABC transporter ATP-binding protein encodes MALLEIKNLSVEFGSAANPFRAVSNVSLSVDAGEIVGIVGESGSGKSVTMLALMGLIDAPGRVTADSLVFDGKDLLNMKPRDKRKIVGRDISMIFQDALSSLNPAYTVGYQIIETLKQHTELRGDALKKRALELLELVEIPDAKSRLTAYPHQLSGGMSQRVMIAMAIACNPKFLIADEPTTALDVTVQAQIMELLVNLQKSQGMGLILITHDLAVVAEVAQRVVVMYAGEVVEQSPIPTIFDLPRHPYTQALLSSIPEHSQGAARLNTLPGVVPGQYDRPAGCLLSPRCPYVQDRCRTQHPELIPAQAALTRCFFPLDDAGKPIYG; translated from the coding sequence ATGGCACTGCTTGAAATCAAAAATCTGTCTGTTGAATTTGGCAGTGCGGCCAACCCGTTCCGCGCCGTATCCAACGTGAGCTTGAGTGTGGATGCGGGCGAGATCGTCGGCATTGTCGGTGAATCCGGTTCCGGCAAGAGCGTGACCATGCTGGCGCTGATGGGGCTGATCGACGCTCCGGGTCGCGTTACTGCGGATTCACTGGTGTTTGATGGCAAAGACCTGCTGAATATGAAGCCACGCGACAAACGCAAGATTGTCGGTCGCGATATCAGCATGATCTTCCAGGACGCCCTGTCGAGCCTGAACCCGGCCTACACGGTGGGTTATCAGATTATCGAAACGCTCAAGCAACACACCGAACTGCGGGGCGACGCGCTCAAGAAACGCGCGCTGGAATTGCTGGAACTGGTCGAAATCCCCGACGCCAAATCGCGCCTCACTGCGTATCCGCATCAGTTGTCCGGCGGCATGAGCCAGCGTGTGATGATCGCCATGGCCATCGCCTGTAATCCCAAGTTTCTGATTGCGGATGAACCAACCACCGCGCTCGATGTGACCGTGCAGGCGCAGATCATGGAACTGCTGGTGAATCTGCAAAAGAGTCAGGGCATGGGTCTTATTCTGATCACCCACGATCTGGCCGTGGTGGCCGAAGTGGCGCAGCGTGTGGTGGTGATGTACGCCGGTGAAGTGGTCGAACAGAGCCCGATTCCGACCATCTTTGACTTGCCGCGCCATCCATACACTCAGGCGTTGCTGTCATCCATTCCAGAACACAGCCAGGGTGCGGCGCGTCTGAACACGCTGCCCGGCGTGGTACCCGGTCAATATGATCGCCCGGCTGGCTGTTTGTTGTCTCCGCGCTGCCCGTATGTGCAAGACCGTTGCCGCACCCAGCACCCGGAGCTTATTCCCGCCCAAGCTGCGTTAACGCGCTGTTTCTTCCCGCTTGATGACGCAGGAAAACCGATTTATGGCTAA
- a CDS encoding ABC transporter permease subunit has translation MAETTTQTVAETAAAVPVAEVLHHPTPIREFWLAYKANRGALIALIYLVILVLAAVLAPLIAPHSPSEQFRDFMLTPPSWTHDGHATFFLGTDELGRDILSRLMHGARLSLMIGLVSVVVSLIPGIALGLLAAFYPGWLGTAIMRLMDIMLALPSLLLAIAIVAVLGPGLVNTMLALSIVTLPSYVRLTRASAMTELGKDYVVAARLSGAGKLRLMFNTVLPNCMAPLIVQATLGFSSAILDTAALGFLGLGVQPPLPEWGTMLAAARDYIERAWWVVTMPGLSILITVLALNLMGDGLRDALDPKLKRLA, from the coding sequence ATGGCCGAAACAACAACTCAAACCGTGGCAGAAACCGCAGCAGCGGTGCCGGTGGCAGAGGTACTGCACCACCCCACGCCAATCCGCGAATTCTGGCTGGCCTATAAAGCCAATCGCGGCGCGCTGATTGCGCTGATCTATCTGGTGATTCTGGTTCTGGCCGCTGTGCTGGCGCCGCTGATTGCACCGCACAGCCCCAGCGAACAATTCCGCGATTTCATGCTGACCCCGCCGTCGTGGACGCACGATGGCCACGCCACGTTCTTCCTCGGTACCGATGAATTGGGTCGCGACATCCTCTCGCGCTTGATGCACGGCGCCAGGTTGTCGCTCATGATTGGTCTGGTGTCGGTGGTCGTCTCGCTGATCCCGGGCATTGCGCTGGGCTTGCTGGCGGCGTTTTATCCGGGCTGGCTGGGCACGGCCATCATGCGCTTGATGGATATCATGCTGGCGCTGCCGTCTTTGCTGCTGGCCATTGCCATTGTGGCGGTACTCGGGCCGGGGTTGGTCAACACCATGCTGGCGCTATCGATTGTGACCTTGCCATCGTATGTGCGGCTGACGCGTGCGTCGGCCATGACTGAACTGGGCAAGGATTACGTGGTTGCGGCGCGGTTGTCGGGCGCGGGCAAGCTGCGGTTGATGTTCAACACGGTGCTGCCCAACTGCATGGCCCCGCTGATCGTGCAGGCCACGCTGGGTTTCTCTTCCGCCATTCTCGATACCGCTGCGTTGGGTTTTCTGGGCTTGGGCGTGCAACCGCCACTGCCGGAGTGGGGCACCATGCTGGCCGCCGCGCGTGACTATATCGAGCGCGCCTGGTGGGTGGTGACCATGCCTGGTTTGTCCATTCTGATTACCGTGCTGGCGCTCAATCTGATGGGCGACGGTCTGCGCGATGCGCTGGACCCGAAACTGAAGAGGCTCGCGTAA
- a CDS encoding ABC transporter permease subunit, which produces MIRFLLRRIGVVIPTFLGITLLAFSLIHLIPGDPILVMMGERHVDPVFYREAMQRLGLDQPLYLQYWHYLVHAVHGDLGLSVRSQVPVMHEFLTLFPATVELSICAMIFALIVGLGAGIIAAVRRGTVADHGVMGVALAGYSMPIFWWGLILIMLFSVQLGWTPVSGRIDLLYDVPPVTGLMLVDTLLAHDMDAFKSALEHLILPSIVLGTIPMAVIARMTRSSMLEVLREDYIRTARAKGLSMTRIVLVHALRNALMPVVTVIGLQVGTLLAGAVLTETIFSWPGVGSWLINAIGARDYPVVQGGILLIATLIIFVNLLVDVLYGVINPRIRHAR; this is translated from the coding sequence ATGATCCGATTTTTGCTGCGTCGCATAGGCGTGGTGATTCCGACTTTTCTGGGCATCACCTTGCTGGCGTTTTCGCTGATTCACCTGATTCCGGGCGACCCGATTCTGGTAATGATGGGCGAGCGTCACGTTGACCCGGTGTTCTACCGCGAGGCCATGCAGCGCCTCGGGCTGGATCAACCGCTTTATCTTCAATACTGGCATTACCTGGTCCATGCCGTGCATGGTGATCTGGGCCTTTCGGTACGCTCTCAAGTGCCGGTGATGCATGAGTTTCTGACGCTGTTCCCCGCCACGGTGGAGTTATCCATTTGCGCCATGATCTTTGCACTGATCGTGGGCTTGGGCGCGGGCATCATCGCCGCAGTACGTCGTGGCACGGTGGCGGACCATGGCGTGATGGGCGTGGCGCTGGCCGGTTACTCCATGCCTATTTTCTGGTGGGGTCTGATCCTGATCATGCTGTTCTCGGTGCAACTGGGCTGGACGCCGGTTTCGGGCCGCATCGATCTGCTCTATGACGTGCCGCCAGTCACCGGCCTGATGCTGGTCGACACTTTGCTGGCGCACGACATGGACGCCTTCAAATCTGCGCTGGAGCATTTGATCTTGCCGTCGATTGTGCTGGGTACGATCCCGATGGCGGTGATCGCCCGCATGACGCGTTCATCCATGCTGGAAGTGCTGCGTGAGGATTACATCCGAACCGCGCGCGCCAAGGGTTTGTCGATGACCCGCATCGTGCTGGTTCACGCACTGCGCAATGCACTGATGCCGGTGGTGACGGTGATTGGTTTGCAGGTCGGCACATTGCTGGCCGGTGCCGTACTGACCGAAACCATCTTCTCCTGGCCGGGTGTGGGTTCATGGCTGATCAACGCCATTGGCGCCCGCGATTACCCGGTGGTACAGGGCGGCATCTTGCTGATCGCCACACTGATCATTTTTGTAAACCTGCTGGTTGATGTGCTGTACGGCGTCATCAACCCGCGCATTCGCCACGCGAGGTAA
- a CDS encoding ABC transporter substrate-binding protein has translation MKQIKAGIALASVLALSAGGVMAAGKTLIYCSEGSPAGFDPARYTTGTDFDASAETIYNRLVEFVPGSTQIRPGLADKWEVSSDGLTYTFQLHKGVKFHTTSYFKPTRDFNADDVIFTFARLTDKNLPFNKATNASYPYASDMGMDTNITKVEKVDPYTVKITLKKGDAAFLQNIAMSFASVVSAEYADQLLKAGKADQINTQPIGTGPFIFNAYQKDSVIRYSGNTEYWRKGEVKLDKLIFAITTDPSVRYQKLQKGECQIMSYPRPADLKAMQANTALKVPSQAGFNLGYVSYNVTHKPLDKLEVRQALDMAINKKAIIDAVYQGAGQLATNPMPPTQWSYNKTLKDAPNDVTKAKALLAKAGMPNGFEITLWAMPVQRPYNPNAKLMAEMIQNDWAKIGVKAKIVTYEWGEYIKRAHAGEDDAMLIGWTGDNGDPDNWLGTLLGCEAVDGNNFGKWCEKDFNDLIVKARTEPSQAARTKLYEQAQVIFKQQVPFTPVAHSTVYEPMRKEVDGFKISPFGLNSFYGVSLK, from the coding sequence ATGAAGCAGATCAAAGCAGGTATTGCACTTGCATCGGTGCTGGCACTGAGCGCAGGTGGCGTAATGGCCGCAGGCAAAACACTGATTTACTGCTCCGAAGGCAGTCCGGCGGGCTTTGATCCGGCGCGCTACACAACCGGTACCGACTTTGATGCCTCGGCTGAAACCATCTACAACCGTCTGGTTGAGTTTGTGCCGGGTTCCACCCAGATTCGCCCAGGTCTGGCGGACAAATGGGAAGTCAGCAGCGATGGTCTGACTTATACATTCCAGCTGCACAAGGGTGTGAAGTTCCATACCACCAGCTATTTCAAGCCCACGCGTGACTTCAACGCGGACGACGTGATTTTTACCTTTGCCCGGCTGACCGACAAAAACCTGCCTTTCAACAAGGCGACTAACGCCTCGTATCCTTATGCATCTGACATGGGCATGGATACCAACATTACGAAGGTAGAGAAGGTTGACCCGTACACGGTCAAGATCACGCTGAAGAAGGGTGACGCCGCTTTCCTGCAGAACATTGCAATGTCTTTTGCCTCGGTGGTGTCGGCTGAATACGCTGACCAGTTGCTCAAGGCAGGCAAGGCAGACCAGATCAACACCCAGCCGATCGGCACCGGCCCATTCATCTTCAACGCTTATCAAAAAGACAGCGTGATCCGTTACAGCGGCAATACCGAATACTGGCGTAAAGGCGAAGTGAAGCTGGACAAGCTGATCTTTGCTATTACCACCGACCCGTCCGTGCGCTATCAGAAGCTGCAAAAGGGCGAGTGCCAGATCATGTCTTACCCGCGTCCGGCTGATCTGAAAGCCATGCAAGCCAATACGGCGCTGAAAGTGCCAAGCCAGGCTGGTTTCAACCTGGGTTATGTGAGCTACAACGTTACCCACAAGCCGCTGGACAAGCTGGAAGTGCGCCAGGCGCTGGATATGGCCATCAACAAGAAAGCCATTATCGACGCCGTCTATCAAGGTGCTGGCCAGCTGGCTACCAACCCGATGCCGCCGACCCAGTGGTCTTACAACAAGACCCTGAAAGACGCGCCGAACGATGTGACCAAGGCCAAGGCGCTGCTGGCCAAGGCGGGTATGCCTAACGGTTTTGAAATCACCCTGTGGGCCATGCCGGTACAACGCCCGTACAACCCCAACGCCAAGCTGATGGCCGAAATGATCCAGAATGACTGGGCCAAGATCGGCGTCAAAGCCAAGATCGTGACTTACGAATGGGGCGAATACATCAAGCGCGCTCACGCTGGTGAAGACGATGCAATGCTGATCGGCTGGACTGGTGACAATGGTGATCCGGACAACTGGCTGGGAACATTGCTGGGTTGCGAAGCGGTGGACGGCAATAACTTTGGCAAATGGTGCGAAAAAGACTTCAACGATCTGATCGTGAAGGCGCGCACTGAACCAAGCCAGGCCGCACGGACCAAGCTGTACGAGCAAGCCCAGGTGATTTTCAAGCAGCAAGTGCCGTTTACCCCGGTGGCCCACTCGACTGTTTATGAGCCGATGCGCAAAGAAGTGGATGGCTTCAAAATCAGCCCGTTTGGTCTGAATTCGTTCTACGGTGTGAGCCTGAAGTAA
- a CDS encoding DUF2189 domain-containing protein — MDLHLHGLDDHFSMPETGKVGALRSFYWLKQGWIDFKAHPLPSLGYGVVIALIGFLVMKIAANYAYLSSTAITGFLLLAPLGAAGIYELTKEREEGRETSFAQSIRDLLRNVGQIAFMGVILGFIAMCWERISAILFALFYGGEAVGMQFFTHALTSEYLGFTIAWSLTGLVLACVVFAIAAVSIPMLADREVDSITALVTSVRVVAENIPAMLVWAAIIVVLTAIGFATYLVGLVVIFPLLGHATWCAYRDLVH, encoded by the coding sequence ATGGACTTGCACTTGCACGGACTCGACGATCATTTCTCCATGCCCGAAACCGGCAAGGTGGGTGCGTTGCGGTCTTTTTACTGGTTAAAACAAGGCTGGATCGACTTCAAGGCGCACCCGCTACCCAGTTTAGGTTACGGCGTCGTAATTGCACTGATTGGTTTTCTTGTGATGAAAATTGCGGCGAACTACGCCTATTTGTCGTCAACTGCGATTACCGGTTTTCTGCTGCTGGCACCGTTGGGTGCGGCGGGCATTTACGAACTCACGAAGGAACGTGAAGAAGGACGGGAGACCTCCTTTGCGCAATCCATTCGTGATCTGCTGCGCAACGTGGGCCAGATTGCCTTCATGGGCGTCATTCTGGGTTTTATCGCCATGTGCTGGGAGCGCATTTCGGCCATTCTGTTTGCGCTGTTTTATGGTGGTGAAGCGGTTGGCATGCAGTTCTTCACCCATGCGCTGACCTCGGAATACCTTGGGTTCACCATTGCCTGGTCGCTGACCGGCCTGGTGCTGGCCTGTGTGGTATTCGCCATCGCAGCCGTGTCGATTCCGATGCTGGCTGATCGTGAAGTCGACAGCATTACCGCCCTGGTGACGAGCGTACGGGTGGTGGCAGAAAACATCCCTGCCATGCTGGTCTGGGCCGCGATCATTGTGGTGCTGACCGCCATCGGATTCGCCACTTACCTGGTAGGTCTGGTCGTGATTTTCCCGCTTTTGGGGCACGCAACCTGGTGTGCTTATCGCGATCTGGTGCACTGA
- the coxB gene encoding cytochrome c oxidase subunit II codes for MLLRRLCVALACTPAFAFAESLYTFQTPQSSIASRISDLHTWIMLIIVVIFVIVFGLMFYSIFKHRKSTGHAAKHFHENTAVEIAWTIIPALILAVMAWPAAKLVLDQKDTRDPDVTIKATGYQWQWGYDYLDYGFGFRSHLATPRLQIDNYTGDVAKNQQYLLEVDEPVVVPVGKRVRVLTTANDVIHSWYVPALGVKQDAIPGFIRDTWFTADHIGTYRGQCTELCGRDHGYMPIVVKVVSDADFKTWVGVQQAKAKAAADDPNKKWTKDELMARGKTVFESNCAACHKIDGKGGGAFPALAGSKIATGPKDGHIHIVLTGKNAMPSWAGLSDTEIAAVITYERNSFGNTDGDFVLPAEVKAARK; via the coding sequence ATGCTGCTCAGGCGACTTTGTGTCGCGCTGGCCTGTACGCCGGCGTTTGCATTTGCTGAAAGTTTGTACACGTTCCAGACTCCGCAATCCTCCATCGCCAGCCGCATCAGCGACCTTCACACGTGGATCATGTTGATCATCGTTGTGATCTTCGTGATCGTGTTCGGTCTGATGTTCTACTCGATTTTCAAACACCGGAAATCGACTGGCCACGCTGCCAAACATTTCCACGAAAACACCGCCGTCGAAATTGCCTGGACCATCATTCCGGCGCTGATCCTGGCCGTTATGGCCTGGCCTGCCGCCAAACTGGTGCTGGACCAGAAAGACACTCGCGACCCGGACGTCACCATCAAGGCCACCGGCTACCAGTGGCAATGGGGCTACGACTATCTGGACTATGGTTTCGGTTTTCGCAGCCATCTGGCTACGCCGCGGTTGCAGATCGACAACTACACCGGCGACGTCGCCAAAAACCAGCAATACCTGCTGGAAGTGGATGAACCGGTGGTGGTACCTGTCGGCAAGCGCGTACGTGTGCTGACCACCGCCAACGATGTGATCCACAGCTGGTATGTGCCGGCGCTGGGTGTCAAACAAGACGCCATTCCCGGGTTTATCCGTGACACCTGGTTCACTGCCGACCACATTGGCACCTATCGCGGCCAATGTACCGAGCTGTGCGGGCGTGACCATGGCTATATGCCGATCGTCGTGAAAGTGGTGAGCGACGCCGACTTCAAGACGTGGGTAGGCGTACAACAGGCAAAAGCCAAAGCAGCAGCGGATGACCCGAACAAGAAGTGGACCAAAGACGAGTTGATGGCTCGCGGCAAAACGGTGTTCGAATCCAACTGCGCGGCGTGTCACAAGATTGACGGCAAGGGCGGTGGCGCGTTCCCGGCACTGGCTGGCAGCAAGATCGCCACCGGACCGAAAGATGGCCACATCCATATCGTGCTGACTGGCAAAAATGCGATGCCTTCGTGGGCGGGTTTGTCCGACACCGAGATCGCCGCCGTCATCACCTACGAACGCAACAGCTTTGGCAATACGGACGGCGACTTTGTGTTGCCGGCTGAAGTCAAAGCGGCCCGCAAGTAA
- the ctaD gene encoding cytochrome c oxidase subunit I — MTTEHVLPRDAAPHDTAHGHTGHEDHHHGAQAGWRRWVYATNHKDIGTMYLWFAFSMFLLGGTFALGIRAELFQPGLQFWQPEFFNQLTTLHGVIMVFGAIMPAFTGLMNWMIPLMIGAPDMAFARMNNWSFWLLPPAALLLIISLFVPGGGPGAGWTFYPPLSVQLGAGMDFGIFAIHLMGLSSIMGSINIVTTILNMRAPGMTLLKMPMFAWTSLVTAYLLIAVAPVLAGAVTMLLTDRHFGTHFFNAAGGGDPILFQHVFWFFGHPEVYIMALPAFGVVSQILPTFSRKPLFGYVSMVYAVCAIAILSFMVWGHHMFAVGFPATAQLFYMFMTMLIAVPTGVKVFNWIATMWQGSMTLETPMLFAIGFLCLFTIGGMSGLVLSLAPVDIQLHGTYYVVAHFHYVLVAGALFSLFGATYYWLPKWSGYMYNERMGKIHFWWSMIAFNITFFPMHFLGLAGMPRRIPDYALQFTFFNEVASVGAFLFGFAQIFFLYNVIHTIRGGVGPAPAKPWDGGTTLEWEVASPAPHHTWETPPDAALVQRGLVAQGLEHN; from the coding sequence ATGACCACTGAACACGTTCTACCGCGCGATGCCGCTCCTCATGACACCGCGCATGGCCACACTGGCCACGAAGATCATCACCACGGCGCGCAAGCAGGCTGGCGCCGCTGGGTGTACGCCACCAACCATAAAGACATTGGCACCATGTACCTGTGGTTTGCCTTCAGCATGTTCTTGCTGGGCGGCACCTTTGCCTTGGGCATCCGCGCCGAGTTGTTCCAGCCAGGTTTGCAGTTCTGGCAACCGGAGTTCTTTAACCAGCTGACCACGCTGCATGGCGTGATCATGGTGTTCGGCGCCATCATGCCGGCGTTTACCGGGCTGATGAACTGGATGATTCCGCTCATGATCGGCGCGCCGGATATGGCGTTTGCCCGCATGAACAACTGGAGCTTCTGGCTGCTGCCACCGGCGGCGCTGTTGCTGATCATCTCGCTGTTTGTGCCAGGCGGCGGCCCCGGCGCGGGCTGGACCTTCTACCCGCCGCTGTCGGTGCAACTGGGTGCGGGGATGGACTTCGGTATCTTCGCCATTCACTTGATGGGGCTGTCTTCCATCATGGGCTCGATCAACATCGTCACCACCATCCTGAACATGCGCGCACCGGGCATGACGCTGCTGAAAATGCCGATGTTCGCCTGGACATCACTGGTCACTGCCTATTTGCTGATTGCCGTAGCGCCCGTGCTGGCTGGTGCGGTGACGATGCTGCTGACGGATCGACACTTTGGCACGCACTTCTTCAACGCGGCTGGCGGTGGTGATCCGATCCTGTTCCAGCACGTGTTCTGGTTCTTCGGCCACCCCGAGGTCTACATCATGGCGCTGCCCGCGTTCGGCGTGGTGAGCCAGATTCTGCCGACCTTCAGCCGCAAGCCGCTGTTTGGTTATGTGTCTATGGTCTACGCCGTGTGTGCCATCGCCATCCTCAGCTTTATGGTGTGGGGCCATCACATGTTCGCGGTGGGCTTCCCGGCCACGGCGCAGTTGTTCTACATGTTCATGACCATGCTGATTGCTGTGCCAACCGGCGTGAAGGTGTTCAACTGGATCGCCACCATGTGGCAAGGCTCGATGACGCTGGAAACGCCAATGCTGTTCGCGATTGGCTTCTTGTGTCTGTTCACCATTGGCGGCATGTCCGGCCTGGTGTTGTCGCTGGCGCCGGTCGATATCCAGTTGCACGGTACGTACTACGTGGTGGCGCACTTCCACTACGTGCTGGTGGCCGGTGCGCTGTTCAGCCTGTTTGGCGCCACCTACTACTGGCTGCCCAAATGGTCCGGCTATATGTACAACGAGCGCATGGGCAAGATCCACTTCTGGTGGTCGATGATTGCTTTCAACATCACTTTCTTCCCGATGCACTTTCTGGGTCTGGCCGGCATGCCACGGCGGATTCCGGATTACGCGCTGCAGTTCACCTTCTTTAATGAAGTTGCTTCGGTTGGCGCGTTCCTGTTCGGCTTTGCACAGATTTTCTTCCTCTACAACGTGATCCACACCATTCGTGGCGGCGTCGGCCCTGCTCCGGCCAAACCATGGGACGGCGGCACCACGCTGGAATGGGAAGTCGCCTCGCCCGCTCCGCACCACACCTGGGAAACCCCGCCGGATGCAGCACTGGTCCAGCGTGGTCTGGTGGCGCAAGGGTTGGAACATAACTGA
- a CDS encoding cytochrome oxidase small assembly protein, with the protein MTHEQPERRRNIRTALILASIALVFFAGIMVRHWLFGN; encoded by the coding sequence ATGACCCACGAACAACCTGAGCGCCGCCGCAACATCCGGACGGCATTGATCCTGGCCAGCATTGCCCTGGTGTTTTTTGCCGGGATCATGGTTCGGCATTGGTTGTTTGGTAACTGA
- a CDS encoding cytochrome c oxidase assembly protein translates to MNTATLNQTRQGNRKTAIKLGVIVLAMFGFCFAMVPMYEVFCRAVGIQQDRIVNENDVVPAWSQRIDLDANEAPGVLAKLIPLDHTASGKAGQLVKAHFRLENPTDKPLQLRAIPSYAPSNAVRFVQKLQCFCFDAIDLAPHETRDVTVVMLLKKELPESLGPITLSYTLFNAADSSADGKVSGS, encoded by the coding sequence ATGAATACCGCCACGCTCAATCAAACCCGGCAAGGCAATCGCAAAACGGCGATAAAGCTGGGGGTGATCGTGCTGGCGATGTTCGGGTTCTGCTTTGCCATGGTGCCGATGTATGAGGTGTTCTGCCGCGCCGTGGGCATTCAGCAAGACCGCATCGTCAATGAAAACGACGTGGTGCCAGCGTGGTCGCAACGCATTGATCTGGACGCCAATGAAGCGCCTGGCGTGTTGGCGAAGCTGATTCCGCTGGATCACACCGCCAGCGGTAAAGCCGGCCAGTTGGTAAAAGCGCATTTCCGGCTGGAAAACCCGACCGACAAGCCGTTGCAGTTACGGGCGATTCCCAGCTACGCGCCCAGCAACGCGGTGCGGTTTGTGCAAAAGCTGCAATGTTTCTGTTTTGATGCCATCGATCTGGCCCCGCATGAAACACGCGATGTCACGGTGGTGATGCTGTTGAAAAAAGAACTACCCGAGTCGCTGGGGCCGATCACCTTGTCGTACACGTTGTTCAACGCTGCAGATAGCTCGGCAGACGGCAAGGTGAGCGGCTCATGA